One Argiope bruennichi chromosome 5, qqArgBrue1.1, whole genome shotgun sequence DNA segment encodes these proteins:
- the LOC129968770 gene encoding cationic amino acid transporter 4-like — protein sequence MADEKCSGDDVQAIAKKSPGAFKKFGSRLLRKKFVDENVMETNLRRCLTTVDMTMLAIGHMVGSGVYVLTPTVAKDLAGPAIVLAYLLSGVASFLAALCYAELGVRYPRSGSAYSYTYLALGEFWAFIVGWNVALEHVIGSAATARACSAYIDSLAGGIIKNATENLMGGTFDVPFMSDRLDFLAFGIMMFFTICLSFGVKMTSHINNLFSVTNLIVIAIVIGVGSYFSDTSNWTNPEAGGFMPYGFSGVLAASASCFYAYVGFDSIAASGEETKNPQKSIPRATMISMGVATATYVAVATVLTLMIDYRKINNDSGLPDAFEFHGAHWAKMVVIVGALCGMATAIIGALFALTRIIYVMADDGLLFPFCSTVNSKTKIPLGAMYTFASFAAIMSLILDVNTLVELMSIGTLFAYLVVSASVIILRYQPDSEIRRDCLELSPTDGKSNNLDHSSKKVEDSGAGELLESFKFMKAYLNFSPGRLVTFSLACFTVFTFITCAFATGCFSSVVDGEWWAVAILAVLLTCVASSFVLILMHKQSNAPLKYKVPLAPLFPALSVAVNILLIVSLKAATWIRLAVWVSVGLSIYLFYGIRHSKLETPSSQLVSVK from the exons GAGACGACGTTCAGGCAATAGCTAAGAAATCCCCAGGTGCTTTTAAGAAATTTGGATCTCGATTATTGCGCAAAAAATTCGTGGATGAAAATGTCATGGAGACCAATCTGCGCCGATGCCTCACCACAGTGGATATGACTATGTTAGCTATCGGCCATATGGTAGGCTCTGGTGTGTACGTCCTCACCCCTACAGTCGCCAAGGACTTAGCTGGGCCGGCCATTGTATTAGCCTATTTGTTGAGTGGAGTCGCTTCTTTCTTGGCTGCCCTCTGTTATGCAGAATTAGGTGTCCGATATCCAAGATCTGGATCAGCTTACTCTTACACTTACCTTGCTCTTGGAGAATTCTGGGCTTTCATAGTCGGTTGGAACGTCGCTTTGGAGCACGTCATTGGGTCCGCTGCTACAGCCAGAGCATGCAGCGCTTATATAGATTCATTAGCTggaggaataataaaaaatgcaaccGAAAATTTAATGGGTGGCACTTTTGACGTTCCTTTTATGTCAGACAGGCTCGATTTCCTTGCTTTCGGAATAATGATGTTTTTTACCATCTGCCTATCATTCGGAGTCAAAATGACATCCCATATCAATAACCTTTTCTCTGTCACCAATCTCATTGTCATCGCAATCGTCATAGGTGTAGGTAGCTATTTCTCTGATACGTCCAACTGGACAAATCCTGAGGCTGGTGGCTTTATGCCTTATGGCTTTTCAGGTGTTCTGGCAGCTTCGGCTTCTTGTTTCTACGCCTATGTAGGCTTTGACTCCATCGCCGCGTCAGGGGAGGAAACGAAAAATCCACAAAAATCTATACCAAGAGCCACTATGATTTCCATGGGAGTCGCCACCGCTACTTATGTAGCCGTGGCTACAGTCTTGACTCTGATGATTGATtaccgaaaaataaacaacgatTCTGGTTTGCCAGATGCTTTTGAATTTCATGGAGCCCACTGGGCTAAAATGGTGGTCATTGTTGGTGCTCTGTGCGGCATGGCCACAGCAATCATTGGTGCTCTCTTTGCGCTTACGAGGATTATCTATGTAATGGCGGATGATGGACTTTTATTCCCTTTCTGTTCGACCgtaaattcaaaaacaaagatTCCCTTGGGAGCCATGTACACTTTTGCATCTTTTGCTGCTATTATGAGCTTGATCCTGGACGTCAATACCCTTGTGGAATTGATGTCTATTGGAACCCTTTTCGCCTACTTAGTGGTCAGTGCTTCTGTTATCATTTTAAGGTATCAACCCGATTCGGAAATAAGAAGAGACTGTCTGGAACTATCCCCCACGGATGGCAAAAGCAATAACCTTGATCATAGCAGTAAAAAGGTAGAAGATTCTGGTGCCGGTGAATTATTAGAAAGCTTCAAGTTTATGAAAGCCTACTTGAATTTCAGTCCTGGTCGTCTGGTCACTTTTAGCCTAGCGTGTTTTACTGTCTTTACTTTTATCACATGCGCATTCGCAACAGGTTGCTTTTCAAGCGTCGTGGATGGTGAATGGTGGGCTGTAGCTATTCTAGCCGTGCTGCTGACCTGCGTAGCTTCAAGCTTCGTCCTGATTCTGATGCATAAGCAGTCTAACGCTCCACTGAAATATAAA GTTCCCCTTGCACCTCTCTTTCCAGCCCTGAGCGTCGCAGTGAACATCCTCCTCATCGTCAGCTTAAAAGCAGCAACATGGATAAGGCTGGCGGTGTGGGTGAGCGTGG GTCTCTCCATCTATCTGTTTTACGGCATTCGACACAGTAAACTAGAGACCCCTTCGTCTCAATTAGTTTctgtgaaataa